AGAATGTGCGGTGGTCTTCTGTGAAACCAATAAGAGCCTTCCGCTATTGCCAGTTGACGAGTGATCATGCCTCTTTAGAGGAAAATAGTCTCTGCAGAGCTGTTCTGATTATGCTATAGACCCCTTCGAGGTCAAACTTCTCAGTATTGATCACAAGGTCGTAGATCGAGAGATCTGTGATGTCGATTCCATAATACCGTTTATACCGTTCGCGTTCGATCTCCTCACGGGTCTTGGTCTCATGAAGCGCCTCCTCGTAATCGCGCCCATCTCGACTGGCTATTCGTCTCACGCGAACCTCTAATGGTGCAGTCAGGAGGATCTTGAGGTCTGCATGTTTTCCGGCCATCCACGATGCCAGCTGCCCGTCGATGACCACATTACCTTTTTCGGCCTCTTCTCTTAGTCTATCATCAAGCATCTTGTCGATAAGTGGGTCTTCCTTTGCCAGCTTGCTGAACTCTTCAAGAGTCATACCTCTCTCTTTGGCAAGCCCTCGAAAAATCGCTCCGGCCGAGGTCCGTCTCATGTCAAACTCACTTGCTATCAGATCTGCAACGGAGCTCTTTCCAGTGCCGTGCAGGCCGCCCAGGGTGATCACATGGTTCATTTTCTTATTCTCGGACTGACTTGATTATCCCACGTTTAAGGGCCCGGGCAGTCATATATCCACCGAATGGGCGGTTCGGGCGTTTGGTTGATTTGCTGGCCTTTCGGCTTCGGCCATGTTTGGCACTGCGTGGGACCTGCAGGCGCTTTCCGGTAATGGCACAATGGCCCTTTGTCCTGTAGATCTTACGTCGGTGGATCACAAGTCTTCCACCGGGGGTCTTGACAGCTCGATTTGCTCTTGATCTTGTAAGTTGACCCGGTCTTGGCATAATATTCACCTTGGGCTGTTACTTTGCGGACTCCATTCTCTGTGCTTTTAAGCTCAACGGTCTATCAGCTATTGTTGTCTTTCAAGCGATTCTCTCTTCTATGTCAGTGAAGTGCCCATGACTCTCTGGAGCATCTGGCCTAATCCCAGTCCCACTAACATATAGAATCCAAAGAAGTACATTCCAAAACCACCGGCCACTGGAGTTCCAACCCAGCCGATGAGAAATGGTATCAGCTTTTCAATGTGAAACGGAATGACCGCTACGATGATGGGGGTTCCTCCCGCACCTATGTAAAAGCCATTAAGAAACGAGAAGATGAGCATGAATGGAATGATGAAAAACATGTATGGTTTACACCGTGCAGTCATCATCTCTTTCTGAATACGGTCAATATAGGGTTTGCGACGCTTCACCTTTCGTAGCAGCTTCTCATTCCCTGCCTCGTTTGCCTTCTTTGACAGCTCTTGGTACGCCTTGATCTCCGCCTGATATCTCTTCAGTCGTCGAACATCTGAGAATTTTAGCATGGCGAGGTTGCTGATGAAGGTGATCCCCACCGACACCGCCATGATTAGAATCGCCGACATTGGCGGATCTTTGAAGTATAATGTGAACCAATCGGTAAGAGCCGCAAAGATGTCCTGCATACGAGTCTACTCCATTAATGTATCATACAGTTGGGTCGCGGCCGTTTCAACCTGTCCTTGGCGGTTCTTAATGATTCGTACCGTCGCTCCGGTGAGTGTTGCTGCTGCGACCGCTGCTGCTCTACACATCTGCTGATGGGTATCGATCTCCTCAACAGCCTGTGCATCCCGCTCACGAGTCGCATCATCGCTCCGGCGTCGTGCAATATTTTCAGGATCCGCCTCTACCAGTACGATGGTCTTTGGTTGTATTGCCCTAATGACCCATTCAGGCAGTCCGATGAGAAAACCATTGGGTGTTGCAATCAATGTGTGTGTGTCAACTATCACGCGCGCAGACTCTGCCTGTTTGGCTATGGCCTCACCTGCCAACTGTTGTATCTTGCGCTGTGTGGCTGTTGGTAACTTTCGCATCTCATCACGGTGTTTGACAAGACCCTCCTTTGAGGCAACTTCAAACATTGCCGTTCCAAAGTTGAGCACCTGTACATCTTCGCCATGTTTATCCTTGACCATATCCACGGCTGTGGTGATCACGGTCGTCTTTCCAACACCTGGGATTCCTGTGACTATGACTGCATTCCTTTCACTCATGCCAGACTGCACCTCTACTGTCAAGTTGCTTCGAATTCATGCTGGTTCTTTTATATACTATTCTGTGGCTCGTAGGAACGTCACTATTGTCTTGTTTCCTCTCGTATTCTTCGAAATTTAGGAAGAATGAACCCTGCCCTCCTTCGATATGCTAGGTATGTCTGTCCATATGCTCCAATCAGTTTTCTCTCCTCTAGATATGCTCCAATGAGAGTATATACAGACATTGCCAAGCCGAATAGTGCAATATGCGGCTCCATGTAGAGCGGGATGATCGCAAGCAGCACCAGTATTGTGGCCAGATAGAGTGGATGACGGATGCTTGCATAGATTCCCTCAGTGATGAGCTCGGGTTCTCTCTCTGTTCGCATATCCGCAACTGTACTGATTGAGATGACCTTAGACGCACGTAGTGCAACGATTACACCGAGTCCTCCCATCATGATGGCAATAATGAAAAATGGCCAGTCAATTGTGGACGGATCAATAAGGACTGAAAACCAACGCCTGTAATCAGTTGCGAAAACTGCAATCAAGAAAGCGATAGTACTGCATCCTGTAAATATGTACGAGTATGCTTTTTTCCCCCATCTGTCAATGATCCTGTTCTTTACCCGATGAGCGGCAAGGCCACTGTGTTGCAGTCCAAATATTCCCGTAGTGATCACTATCATCAGGTAGTCTATCATCCTTCACATCATCTCGACTCGAACCTCTCTCACGGCTTAAGTATTCAGGTCATACCACACGGGCGTGGTATCACGACATCTTTATTGACCTTTCATTATTCTATGATGATACAATCTTTCGTAAATGCTTAAATTTATTAGGCGGCGATGAGGCGATTCGCCAGCGTCTCCTATGGAACGTGGTTTTGCCCACTGTTTGTAGGCTTCAGGTGGTAGACCACATCCCGAGGTGACGGAATAAAAGGTGAACAAATATGGCGAAACCAGTCCGGGCTATGGCCGAACGACGACAAGGTACACAAGCATGTTCAATTTGTGGAGGCACTGAATTCTATGAAGACCAGACCCGCGGCGAATACATCTGCGTGTCCTGTGGATGTGTCATTGATGAGAAGATCATGGACACAGGACCTGAGTGGAGAGCATTCACCGCTGAGGAACGAAATGCGAGGGCGAGGACTGGTTCACCACTGACTCTTACTATGGCTGATAAGGGCCTAGCTACTACCTTAGGCTGGAGCGACAGGGATGCCAATGGCCGAGCAATTGCTGCAAGCAATCGTGCTGCTATCTATCGGATGCGTAAATGGCAGATCCGGACACTGGTCCACAGTTCTCAGCACAGGAATCTCAGTATCGCAATGAGCGAACTTGACCGGCTGACCTCTCAACTTGGCGTTCCCAGTGAGACTAAGGAGACCTCTGCTCTCATTTACAGGAAAGCGCTCAGTCGCAGACTGGTCCGGGGGCGAAGCATAGAGGGCATGGTAGCTGCATCCGTCTATCTCTCATGCAGAATCCATAGGATTCCCCGACAGCTTGATGAGATCGTGACTGAGGCCCGCGTCAACCGCAAGGAACTCGGTCAGTGTGTCAGGCTTATCCTTCGTAATGTTCGTATCAATGTTCCAATTCCTTCGGCAAATGATCTCATGCCACGAATCTCTGCGGATCTCGGTCTTGATGGGCAAACAGTTCAGAAGGCCATGGAGATCATTAATGAGGCTCGTGAGCGCGGAATAACTGCTGGAAAAGATCCTGGTGGTCTTGCAGCCGCTGCGCTCTATATTGCTGGTATCATCACTGATGATCGGCGAACTCAGCGAGAGATTGCAGAGGCCTCAAATGTGACAGAGGTCACTGTGCGGAATCGTTACAAGGACCTTGCAACAAGCCTTCAGATCACTATTCGTCCATAGACTTTCCACTAGTGCTATTCTCGGGGCTCTCCGCCCCGGGATGGCCGTAAACTCCTTTTAGACTGTTGTACTTGATTATGTGACATACTTTGATACCTTTCCTACTCACTCTCTGTGGTCTTCCCGCATCAGGAAAGACGACTTTTGCGCACGCACTCCGAGACAGTCTTCTCGAGTCCATGCAAGTGATGGTTGTCAGTACAGATGATCTGCGTGATACCGATTACTATCGCAATTTCCAACCCGAGCGTGAGCGTCATGTGCGTATGGCCTCATTGCAACAGGCTGCATCCCTAGTCAGACAGGGCATCTCTGTCATTTTTGATGACACAAATTACTATACCAGTATGCGCCATGAACTGATGGATATTGCGCGGAGTGCTCACGTGAGGTTTGGCATTGTTCATATTTCCACACCCTTGGAGGTGGCTCTCCTATGGAACCAGCAACGTGTCGGACCTGTGCCTGATATGGTGGTGGAACGAATAGCTCAACGGTTCGACCCCCCGGGAAGGCGTTATTCTTGGGATGTCCCCCTATTAGATATTGATCTGTCGCGTAGGTCTATTGACGACGCTGTTGACCTGACCATTGAGCACTTGGGTGAACTACCTCTGCTAACGGTTGGAAGAGATGATCCTTCGGATGATGATGAGAACCTCTCCCTGTACGATGTGATCACACGACAGGCGGTCACTGCATACTTGGTCGAGCACCCTGAGCGGAGAGGGTCACCCATGGTCTCACGGATTCGACGTAAATCTCTTAGACTGGCAATAGACGGCAAGTTGTCGCGCGATGAGACCGAAGTTTTGCTACGTCAAATGTTAGACGCTGGCGAATAGAATAGTTATGGCGGCTCCCTAAGAGAATCGAACTCTCATCGCTTGCACGATCACGGGTTTGAAGCCCGCGGGACTGGACCACCAATCCTGTAGGGAGCCACGTCTGTTGGTTTGCCTCTTATTCGATAACTTCCACTCAGAGAAAGCGGCTGATGAATGCGATGGTCTCCTTTTTCCATTCAACGGATTTTTTGGCTATCTCCGCAGCCACTCCACCTGGCAGTGCCTCATCTCGTGGCAGTGATTCGATTTTTGACAACCATGCGCTAGTGGTCAATGATACTGGTGAGACCTCTTCGCCCTCAGTAGCCTTGATGATCATTTCACGGCCATGTGCTAACTGCACGTATATGTCACTCAAGGGCGCTTTTCTGAAGATGTCAGCCACAAGCTTGTCCCAGCAAGCTTTCGCAATGAGGGCTCGTGTCAGGCGTTGTCTTCGATCATCGTCGAGCGACTTGAATTTGTTGAAGGCTTTTTGTATCTCGCTCAATGTGTTATCGATATACGTTTTCAAAACAGATTCGTTCTCGCCCCATGCATTAAGAACTAGATTAGGAGGCTCCTCTTCTACTATGACTTGCACCTTTATGTTCGTGTCATCAAGATCGACATGAAATAAGGCGCTGGCCTCAAAAATGCGGCTCTCGGCCTCTGTGTATTCCTTGAGAAGAATTCCTGGCTTTGAGGCAATAATGTACCATGCAATTCTGAAGGCGGCAGATGGATCCACTCTCTCGTAGTCTATAGATCGTGATATCTTGGTTTGATCGTCAGCCTCAGTCACGCAAATACCTTCTTCTCAAGTTTGTTCTTATAACTTCGAAACCACCTTAAAGAGTTTCGTAACTGCCTCTTCCACGTCTCTCTGGCGCGCTCCGATGGCTGCGTTCATTACAATGTAACTGTGAGGATAGTCCTCAATACATGAACCGGGCTCCCCTTTAGCAACCGCTCTTGGGCCTGTCACTCGGCGATTATAGAGCATTGCACCAATCTTGTGGGCATCATGTCCATCAAGGGTGATCGCGCTGGAGACCTCATTTGTAGTCTCAAGTACTCGTTGATCGATTTCTTCTGCAAGCTCTCTTAGACGTGCATCCAGTAGTCTACGATTAGTCATCTGTTCTTCTCGGAGCTGCTGGTATCTCTCCAGTCCCATGGTTGTCAGGGCGGCCAGCAATTGCACAACGGGGGCTGCGGTGGCTCGCCCAGCATAGGTCTCAGCCACCCATTCGATCTCATCACTACTTGGCGAGACTACAATCGAACCCCCCACTGGTGTGAGAAAGTTTTTGTCAGTACTCTGGATGATAAAGTCCACACGGCCTGCATCAATGGCCGATCTTATTGATTTCATGATCTTTTCAGACTGAACCCCATATGCATTATTGATCACCAAGGGCACATCATGATCCGCACAGAGTCGCGCAATCTCTTTAATCGGGTCCGCCTCCCTTGGTGGAAAGAAGGTCGTGGTCGCAAGAACCGCGGTATCCTCCGCGGCCAGAATCTCTCTCTCCAGAGTGCTCATGTCTGTCACAACGGCATCATCGGCAAGTGTTGTCGGAATCGTAGTGACCTCCATTCCTGCTAATGCCAGCCCTCTTAGAGGTGAGGTATGATCTATTCGTGGATAGAGTACTCTGCGAGTCTTTAACTCACGATGAAGTGCACCGAATGTGAGGGCAATGCTCATTCCTGTCGAGAGGGGTAGTACTATTCCACGTTTGACATTCGGAGTCCCAAGTCGGCGAATGGCATCTGTGGCCATCGTATTGCAGACCTGTTGCATCAGGGACGCTCCTGCGGCTTTTGGTTGTGGTGCTGTGACATGCCCACTACGACCAATACCATGATTAAATCCCGCTGCAAGCCGTGCTATAAGTGGCGACGCCACACGTGCCTCTCGTTCGCCGACACGAATCGCCTTTGGATCTTTATCGGTATCAAGGGATGATAGTACTTGGAGCATCCATTCCACTTGAAGTTCGGTCAGTGGTCTGAGTGGGAACTGTCGCCGGTTCAGAATGTCCCTGATTGGATTGATTATCGAGTCAAGAGTGATGAGACCTCGCTCGACCATGTTGTTGGGTATGAGCTCCAGTAATCGCTTTTCTAATTTATCCACCTACATCCTCTCCTCAACAAACCTGTCATAATAGACCATAGTGCCCTCTGCAACTGGGCCTTTGAACGATACCGCCACCACGCCCTTTGTGCCAAAGGCGGCCTGAACAACTCCAAGATCGCCCTGTTCTGTTGATACCTGCACCCCCTTCATCTGTTGAGCCATCTCCTTGTGTGATGCAAGGCCCTCCACAAGCACATCGTTCTCTCGGACTCTAGTGACGACCCCTGTACGTCGCTTCCGGCGATAGACCACAAGTGACTCACTTAGTTCTAATATCTCTCCATGTCCAATAATCCGCATCTCTGTGGGGCCAAGGTCCGTTCTCAGAAGGAGCACCTTGGTTCCAATCTCTGAGGCAATCGGCCTCTGGCAATGGAGTACAAGTTCGTAATCGTCAGCCTCTGTGTGAGGTATGAGAACTCGGTGACCGTTGACCTGTTCAAATGGGTATGCTTCGCATATGACCGCAGACATTCCGATGTGCGCACTTAGTATCATGGCCTTTGTAAGGGGCCGTTTGTACAGCGGATTTCTTTTGATACGAACGATCAGGATTGAGGCCGTGGTCAGCGAGTCCTGTTCGCACAGATAGTCCCCTCTGCTGATCATTTTGGGGTCGATATCGGGAACATTGATTCCGACCCTGTCTCCTGCTTGGGCCTTCTCTCTCTCATTCCCAAATGTCTGGATGCTCCTCACTCGGGCTAATGTCTTGTGAGGCATGAGTTGGACGGTATCGCCGACCTGAACGTGTCCTCGCAATATTGTTCCTGTGGTGACCGTACCATGGCCTCGTACATGAAATGCGTGGTCTATTGGCATGAGAAAAGTTCCATCGATATTGCGTGGTCGTGGGGTCAACACTCGTAAGAGGGCCTCTCGAAGATTATCGATTCCCTCTCTGGTCTTTGCTGAGACTCTGACAACTTCAGTTCTCTTGAAATTTATCTCTCCGATGATCTTCTCAATCTGTGCTTCCACCTTTCTCAATTGGGTCTCATCTACGAGATCGATTTTTGTGATTGCCACGACAACAGTGTCAATCCCCATCGCCTCAAGTACTATGATGTGTTCCCCGGTCTGAACTTTTGGGCCCTCGTCAGCAGCCACCGTCAAGATGGCTGCATCGATGATATTCGCTCCGGCTACAACACTGCGAATTAGATCGGCATGGCCTGGTGCGTCTACCAGTGTCACCAGAAACCCCTCCAGCTGGAACATGGTGAATCCAAGATCTATCGTGATTCCACGTGCTTTCGATTGTGGGTGTTTGTCAAGACCAGCCGTGAACACTCCCTCACTTAGTACGCTGGCTAATGCTGTCTTTCCATGATCTATATGACCCATGAGACCTACATGAACTGGAGTCGGTTCTTTCATTTGTTTCGCCAGTGTCATATTGATGCCACGTTATAACTTTCCCCACATCACAAAATAGAGGGGTTTATTGCCTGCCATGGGCCACACCAAGACATGGTTTCGCGTTCACTTGAGAAGATGATGTTAATTGCTGTTGGGTTGACCACCGTTGTTCTAGTGGGAGTGCCCGTGCTTCTCTACTCGATCAATACTCTGCAAGCCGTGTCTCAGTATGAGCAGGCTCAGATGTTTGCCCACCAATTACATAATGCGACCGCCAAGGTCGATGGCCTTCAAACAGAGTCTATGTCCCTTGAACTGATTCTACCTGAGGGTGTTGAGGTTTCGGCCGCCGGTCAGGTATTGACGGTCTCCTATACTGCGCAGGATAGCACGACCAAGACATGGACTATCTCTTACAATCATACGATAGATCTCACTCCACCTGATTTATGTGCTACCTACATAGTGACGATTAGCCTAAAGAGCGATGTCCTCGAGATAATCTTCACCGCAGTATGAGTCGGCCTCAATCCAGCACAATGTTTTTAATCATGGCTCAGGTCTTCGCGGTTCAATACGCCAGTGGCGAGGATTGATTCTCATGGCTGAAGATGCCGAACGGTCTGAGGTGGATGAAGTCCCAGAGGAAACAAGACCATCTGAGACCAAAGAGACCACAACGCCAGAGCCCAAAAAGGCTGAGAAGAAAAAGAAATCATTGAAGTTGAGAAATCCAGTGGGTTTCATATTCAACATTCGAATGCTGCGGAGGATCGTTCAGATACTGTTCTTCCTAGGCATCAATGGGTACATCTTTGCAGCCTGGTGGGGAAATGATGCTATTACTGCTTTCTGGGAGAGCTTCCGTAATGTACTTCCGACTCTGCCCATTCTTGCACCTCTTGAGGCGCCATTTGGGGTGATCGCGGGTTCCTTTGACACAATGCAACGGGAACTCAGCT
This Candidatus Thorarchaeota archaeon DNA region includes the following protein-coding sequences:
- a CDS encoding TMCO1/EMC3 family protein, producing the protein MQDIFAALTDWFTLYFKDPPMSAILIMAVSVGITFISNLAMLKFSDVRRLKRYQAEIKAYQELSKKANEAGNEKLLRKVKRRKPYIDRIQKEMMTARCKPYMFFIIPFMLIFSFLNGFYIGAGGTPIIVAVIPFHIEKLIPFLIGWVGTPVAGGFGMYFFGFYMLVGLGLGQMLQRVMGTSLT
- the rpl34e gene encoding 50S ribosomal protein L34e (the function of this protein in the ribosome is unknown), translating into MPRPGQLTRSRANRAVKTPGGRLVIHRRKIYRTKGHCAITGKRLQVPRSAKHGRSRKASKSTKRPNRPFGGYMTARALKRGIIKSVRE
- the selB gene encoding selenocysteine-specific translation elongation factor yields the protein MKEPTPVHVGLMGHIDHGKTALASVLSEGVFTAGLDKHPQSKARGITIDLGFTMFQLEGFLVTLVDAPGHADLIRSVVAGANIIDAAILTVAADEGPKVQTGEHIIVLEAMGIDTVVVAITKIDLVDETQLRKVEAQIEKIIGEINFKRTEVVRVSAKTREGIDNLREALLRVLTPRPRNIDGTFLMPIDHAFHVRGHGTVTTGTILRGHVQVGDTVQLMPHKTLARVRSIQTFGNEREKAQAGDRVGINVPDIDPKMISRGDYLCEQDSLTTASILIVRIKRNPLYKRPLTKAMILSAHIGMSAVICEAYPFEQVNGHRVLIPHTEADDYELVLHCQRPIASEIGTKVLLLRTDLGPTEMRIIGHGEILELSESLVVYRRKRRTGVVTRVRENDVLVEGLASHKEMAQQMKGVQVSTEQGDLGVVQAAFGTKGVVAVSFKGPVAEGTMVYYDRFVEERM
- the spcS gene encoding O-phosphoseryl-tRNA(Sec) selenium transferase produces the protein MDKLEKRLLELIPNNMVERGLITLDSIINPIRDILNRRQFPLRPLTELQVEWMLQVLSSLDTDKDPKAIRVGEREARVASPLIARLAAGFNHGIGRSGHVTAPQPKAAGASLMQQVCNTMATDAIRRLGTPNVKRGIVLPLSTGMSIALTFGALHRELKTRRVLYPRIDHTSPLRGLALAGMEVTTIPTTLADDAVVTDMSTLEREILAAEDTAVLATTTFFPPREADPIKEIARLCADHDVPLVINNAYGVQSEKIMKSIRSAIDAGRVDFIIQSTDKNFLTPVGGSIVVSPSSDEIEWVAETYAGRATAAPVVQLLAALTTMGLERYQQLREEQMTNRRLLDARLRELAEEIDQRVLETTNEVSSAITLDGHDAHKIGAMLYNRRVTGPRAVAKGEPGSCIEDYPHSYIVMNAAIGARQRDVEEAVTKLFKVVSKL
- a CDS encoding isoprenylcysteine carboxylmethyltransferase family protein; this encodes MIDYLMIVITTGIFGLQHSGLAAHRVKNRIIDRWGKKAYSYIFTGCSTIAFLIAVFATDYRRWFSVLIDPSTIDWPFFIIAIMMGGLGVIVALRASKVISISTVADMRTEREPELITEGIYASIRHPLYLATILVLLAIIPLYMEPHIALFGLAMSVYTLIGAYLEERKLIGAYGQTYLAYRRRAGFILPKFRRIREETRQ
- a CDS encoding AAA family ATPase; the encoded protein is MIPFLLTLCGLPASGKTTFAHALRDSLLESMQVMVVSTDDLRDTDYYRNFQPERERHVRMASLQQAASLVRQGISVIFDDTNYYTSMRHELMDIARSAHVRFGIVHISTPLEVALLWNQQRVGPVPDMVVERIAQRFDPPGRRYSWDVPLLDIDLSRRSIDDAVDLTIEHLGELPLLTVGRDDPSDDDENLSLYDVITRQAVTAYLVEHPERRGSPMVSRIRRKSLRLAIDGKLSRDETEVLLRQMLDAGE
- a CDS encoding adenylate kinase, producing MSERNAVIVTGIPGVGKTTVITTAVDMVKDKHGEDVQVLNFGTAMFEVASKEGLVKHRDEMRKLPTATQRKIQQLAGEAIAKQAESARVIVDTHTLIATPNGFLIGLPEWVIRAIQPKTIVLVEADPENIARRRSDDATRERDAQAVEEIDTHQQMCRAAAVAAATLTGATVRIIKNRQGQVETAATQLYDTLME
- a CDS encoding AAA family ATPase, whose amino-acid sequence is MNHVITLGGLHGTGKSSVADLIASEFDMRRTSAGAIFRGLAKERGMTLEEFSKLAKEDPLIDKMLDDRLREEAEKGNVVIDGQLASWMAGKHADLKILLTAPLEVRVRRIASRDGRDYEEALHETKTREEIERERYKRYYGIDITDLSIYDLVINTEKFDLEGVYSIIRTALQRLFSSKEA
- a CDS encoding transcription initiation factor IIB, with amino-acid sequence MAKPVRAMAERRQGTQACSICGGTEFYEDQTRGEYICVSCGCVIDEKIMDTGPEWRAFTAEERNARARTGSPLTLTMADKGLATTLGWSDRDANGRAIAASNRAAIYRMRKWQIRTLVHSSQHRNLSIAMSELDRLTSQLGVPSETKETSALIYRKALSRRLVRGRSIEGMVAASVYLSCRIHRIPRQLDEIVTEARVNRKELGQCVRLILRNVRINVPIPSANDLMPRISADLGLDGQTVQKAMEIINEARERGITAGKDPGGLAAAALYIAGIITDDRRTQREIAEASNVTEVTVRNRYKDLATSLQITIRP